CATCCACGTGTGGCTGCAGGAGGCCTACGAGGACGTCGAGGAGGCCGCCGACGAACTCGCCGAGCGACTGCAGGCGCTGGGGGGCGTCCCGCACGCGAGCATGACCGCGCTCTCCGAGAACGCCACCGTCGAGCCGGAGGACGAGGACGTCTACGACATCCGGACCTCCTTCGAGAACGACCTCGAGATGTACGGCGACATCATCGAGAGCTACCGCGAGCACATCGAGCTCGCCGAGGGCCTCGGCGACCACGCCACCGCCGAGATGCTCCGCGAGCAGCTCGAGGACCTCGAGGAACACGCCCACGTCATCGACCACTACCTCGAGGACGACACCCTCGTCACCGACGCCGCGATGGACTGACCGGGTTTCGGATACCCACCGTTCGTAGAAGCCGTTTTTTCGTCGATCCGTCCGGGAGCGCCCGCTCCGTCCCGTCTCCGGAGCGAGTCACCCACTGCAGGTCGGTCCGCCCTCCGGAACAGGTCCACACTCTGGAGGTCGGTCCGCACTCGGGAGGGGGTTCCGTGCCTGCGGTCGCTACTGGGTCACGTCGACCGTCAGGTCGCTGGCGATCCACCCGTCGGTGTTGCCCGATTCGATGAACACCGAGGTCCCGGGCCCGCCCTCGCAGACGGAGATCTCGGGCCGTTCGCGCGATTCCACGTCGGGCGTGGCGGCGACGTGCGACTGAGTACCGGCGGCCATTACGAGCGTTTAGGCATACCTAAAAGATAAAGGGTGCGGTTTCGTGTGGCGGTACCACGCGGAGGGCGGTCGGCCGCGCGCTCGCCGGAGGGGCCTCGACGCACGTTCGTCACCGCGTGTCCGCGCCGCGGCGGTCGGCGAGCCACCGGCGGGCGAGCCCGACGGAGTCGGTGACCACCATCCAGACCTGCCGGACGACGATCTTCACGTCGAACCAGAACGACTGGTTGCGGATGTAGGTGAGGTCGTACTGGAGCTTCGCGCGGGAGTTCTCGCTGGAGACCTCGTTGATCTGGGCCAGCCCGGTCAGCCCGGGCTTGACGAACCACCGCTTCTTCCAGGTGTCCATCTCGTTCTGGAGGAACTCCTCCTCGGCCGTCCAGGCGGCGCGGGGGCCGACGACGCTCATCTGCCCGGTGAAGATGGCCCACAGCTGGGGCAGCTCGTCGAGGTGCGTCCGCCGGAGGAACCGTCCGACGCGGGTGACCCTGTCCTGTTCCTCCCCCGGGGCCGCCCGCTCGCCCTCGGGGCGCATGCTCCGGAACTTGTAGACGGGGAAGGTGTCGCCGAACTGCGTGGTGCGCTCCTGCCGGTAGAAGACCGGGCCCGGACTGTCGAGCTTGATCGCGACCGCGATGGGGACGAACACGACGGCGAGGACGACCATCCCGACGGTCGCGAAGGCCAGGTCGAACAGCCGCTTTGTCAGGCGGTTCTGCAGGTCCAGCGGCTCCATGTTGATCCCGATGAGCCGCTTGGTCCGCTCGGCGGAGATGGCGCCCTCCTCCTTGACGAGGACGCTCTCGTTGTGCTCGTTGAGGATCTCCACGTTCACGTCGTGGTCGTGGCAGGTCTCCAGCACGCCGAAAAACTCCGCCCGGTCGGTCTGGGGCAGGGCGGGGATCACCGTCTCGACGTTCGACCGCTGGAGGATGTCGTCCAGCCGCGAGAGGCCGCCGAGACACTCGTACTGGGTCAGCTTCTCCGGGATCCCGGCGTGACCGCCGTCGGCGTCGACCCCCTCCGCCGAGACGGGGTCGCGGGCGTCCGTCGGCGAGTAGGCGTACCCGACGACCGGTTCGGCCGCCGCCTGGACCGCCGCCTCGATGCGCTTGGGGTTGTTGCCGACGACCAGCGTCCCGCCGCCCCGCTTGAGCTGCCAGTGCTGCAGGGCGGCGAACCAGAGCGGGAGGGCGACCGACAGGACCCCGACGGTCGACAGCAGTACCACCCGCGGCAGTCGCAGCGTGTAGTCGAAGTAGCCGACCGTGGCGAGCGCCGCCGTCACCACCAGCAGCGAGCGGACCGTCCCCGTCACCGTGTCGAGGATCCGCCGCGGCTGGGGCTTGCACAGCGGCAGCACGGCCACGACCGTCACGACGCCCGTCAGCGCGAGCATCGTCGGCAGGTCCCCGCTGTGGCCGCCGATGTCGCTGGCGTGCCAGAGCAGCGCGTGGCGGTCGAACACGCCGTGGGCCTCCGCGAGTCCGACGGCCGTGAGCGTCAGCGCCGTGATCCCGACCAGCCCCGCGCCCGAGAGAAACCGATAGACGTTTTTCGGATCCCGGGTCGAGTCACTACCGAGCAGCGACGCGCGGGAGCGCGACTCCGTGTTCGACCCGGTGTCCGCGGCCATCGAGATGGTTTAGGCATACCTAAAGTAAAAGAGTACAGGTTTCGTTCCGAGCGGCGTCGCCCGGCTGACACGACGGGCCGGGCGGCGTTCGTGTCGGGAACGACGGGTCGGGCGGCGTCTGCGTTGCCCTGTGTCGGCCTGTGTGCGGCCGTCTGTGGCAGTCACTGGTGTCCGCCCGCGACAGGGACTCACCGGGTCCGGAGAGTGGGCGGGATTAATGTGGTCGTCCGTAATCGTGAGACGTAGATGGGCGACCGGTTCGGGACGATCCGCCACGGCGCGCACTCCGCGGCCGCCAGCGCGTTCGACCCCGTCCGACCCGCCACCGCGTTCGCGGCGGCGCTGGTCGGCTTGCTCGTGGTCGCGGTCCCGGCCGGATACCACCTCCTGGGCCTCCCGGTCGCCCCGCTCCTCGCCGCGGGGACGGGACTGTACGTCCTCGCAGTCGTGGTGTCGGGCCGCCCGTTCGACGGGCTCTGTGCCGCCCTGTTCGTCACGGTCGCGTTCAACGTCAACGCCTACCCGGGACCGTACCCCGTCCCGCTAGTGGACCCCCTGCTCGTGGACCTGCTGGCGGTCGGGGTGCTCGGGGTGGCGCTGTCCGACCGCGCGCTCGGCCGGGACCACCCTGCCCGGGCCGTCCGGGAGCGGGTCGGGCGCGTTCGCGCCATCGGTGGCCGGACTGGCCGGAATCGGACCGTCCGCACGTGGCGCGAGCGAGTCGGCGCTCTCCGGGAGTGGCTCCCTGGCACCGACGGGTGGCTCGTCGCCGGCGCGCTCGCGGCGTTCGTCGGCTGGGCGTACCTGTCGGCCGCCGTCGGGAACGGGCCGTCGACCGGCGCGGCCGTCCAGTACGCCGAGGAACACCTGCGGTACCTCCTCCTGCTCGCGGCGGCGGCGGTCGTCGCCCGCGAGGCCGACCCGGGCGCGGTGCTCTCGCCGCTCGCGCTCGGACTCGTCGGGGCCCTGGTGTTCGCCGTGGACGAGGTCGCCGCCGGGCGGGCGGGGTATCTGGTCAACTTCGGCGCCCTCGGACCGGCCGTCGCCCGGTGGTGGCCGTCGCCGTCGCCGACCGCGTTCCCCACGGGCGCGACGGTGATATACGAGGGGCCGGGGGTCGGCCAGAGCCGCGCGACGGTCGGGCTCGCCATCGCCCTCGTGGGCCTCTCGATGGCCGCCGTGCCGCGGTCGCGGTGGCGCGCGCTCGCCCCGGTCGGCGCGCTCCTCGGCGTCGCCAGCGTTGTGGCGAGCGGCTCTCACGCGGCGATCGTCGGCCTGTACGGCGCCGTCGGCGTCGTGGCCGTCTACTGGCTGTCGCTGGTAGCCGAGCGGCTGGGTGGGGTGCGGGCCCGGCGGCTGGTCTGGCCGGGCTCGCTGGCCGCGGGCGGCGCGGTCGCGCTCTGGGCCGCGGTCGCCGTCCTCGGGGGCGCGGACCGGGTCCTGTTCGTCAGGACGAACACCCTCGCGATCCGGCTCGAACAGTACGCGCTCGCGCTGGAGCTGGCCGCCCGCTACCCGCTGTTCGGCCTCGGCGGCGGGCTGAACGTCCACCGGACGACCGGCCGGCTGATCCACAGCCTCCCGCTCCAGCAACTCGCCGCAACCGGCGTGCCCGGCTTGCTCGCGTACGTGACCGCCCAGGCGGGCGCGGCCTGGCTCGCCGCGAAGCGACTGCTGTGGGGGCGACCGGGGGACCGCCGGCGCTGGGCCGGCGTCCTCGCCGCGCTGGTCGGGGTCTCGCTGTACTCGCTGTGGGTGGTCGCCTACCGGTGGCCGTCGGTCAACGCGGTCTACTGGATCCTCGCCGGCGCCGCCGTCGGCGGGCCCGCCCCGTCGGTCCGCCTCGCGGACCTCGTCGCACACGCTCGGGCCGCCCTGCCGGCTCCGCTCGACGACGACTCGTGACGGTTCCGGGCGGTCGTGGCCCCTGCCCGCACTGGTTTTGGCCGGCCTAAGAATCGAAGCGCTTATTCCGGGATCGTTCCGGTGTGGACGTACGGGATTCGGGGCCGTCCGGCACCCCGTCGGCCCCGGTCCGGATCGACAGCCTGCCAGCCATGTCCAGCGACTCCCAGCCGGCCGACGCGCCAAACGTCCTGCAGGTCTGTACCTACTACTACCCGTTCACCGGCGGGATCCAGAAGCTGGTCCGGACGCTGGTGACCGGGATCGACGACGCGAACTTCCGGATCCTCACGTGCGCCGAACGCGGGCGCGGCGGCGTCGACGAGAGACACGGGACGCGTGTCGTCCGCGCCGGCTCGCTCGGGGCGGTCAAGTCGACGCCGATGAGCCCGGCCTTCCCCTACCGGTTGCGCCGGCAACTCGACTGGGCCGACTTCGTCCACTACCACCTCCCCTTCCCGCTCGGGCCGGTCAGCCACCTGTGCAACCGGGTGGACACGCCGGCGGTCGCGACCTTCCACG
Above is a genomic segment from Halosimplex halophilum containing:
- the dpsA gene encoding DNA starvation/stationary phase protection protein DpsA, producing the protein MSTQKTVRQEAGTVGENPVRLDEEKAEQVIEALNADLADAYVLYHQLHKHHWNVEGAEFRDIHVWLQEAYEDVEEAADELAERLQALGGVPHASMTALSENATVEPEDEDVYDIRTSFENDLEMYGDIIESYREHIELAEGLGDHATAEMLREQLEDLEEHAHVIDHYLEDDTLVTDAAMD
- a CDS encoding sugar transferase, with protein sequence MAADTGSNTESRSRASLLGSDSTRDPKNVYRFLSGAGLVGITALTLTAVGLAEAHGVFDRHALLWHASDIGGHSGDLPTMLALTGVVTVVAVLPLCKPQPRRILDTVTGTVRSLLVVTAALATVGYFDYTLRLPRVVLLSTVGVLSVALPLWFAALQHWQLKRGGGTLVVGNNPKRIEAAVQAAAEPVVGYAYSPTDARDPVSAEGVDADGGHAGIPEKLTQYECLGGLSRLDDILQRSNVETVIPALPQTDRAEFFGVLETCHDHDVNVEILNEHNESVLVKEEGAISAERTKRLIGINMEPLDLQNRLTKRLFDLAFATVGMVVLAVVFVPIAVAIKLDSPGPVFYRQERTTQFGDTFPVYKFRSMRPEGERAAPGEEQDRVTRVGRFLRRTHLDELPQLWAIFTGQMSVVGPRAAWTAEEEFLQNEMDTWKKRWFVKPGLTGLAQINEVSSENSRAKLQYDLTYIRNQSFWFDVKIVVRQVWMVVTDSVGLARRWLADRRGADTR
- a CDS encoding O-antigen ligase family protein translates to MGDRFGTIRHGAHSAAASAFDPVRPATAFAAALVGLLVVAVPAGYHLLGLPVAPLLAAGTGLYVLAVVVSGRPFDGLCAALFVTVAFNVNAYPGPYPVPLVDPLLVDLLAVGVLGVALSDRALGRDHPARAVRERVGRVRAIGGRTGRNRTVRTWRERVGALREWLPGTDGWLVAGALAAFVGWAYLSAAVGNGPSTGAAVQYAEEHLRYLLLLAAAAVVAREADPGAVLSPLALGLVGALVFAVDEVAAGRAGYLVNFGALGPAVARWWPSPSPTAFPTGATVIYEGPGVGQSRATVGLAIALVGLSMAAVPRSRWRALAPVGALLGVASVVASGSHAAIVGLYGAVGVVAVYWLSLVAERLGGVRARRLVWPGSLAAGGAVALWAAVAVLGGADRVLFVRTNTLAIRLEQYALALELAARYPLFGLGGGLNVHRTTGRLIHSLPLQQLAATGVPGLLAYVTAQAGAAWLAAKRLLWGRPGDRRRWAGVLAALVGVSLYSLWVVAYRWPSVNAVYWILAGAAVGGPAPSVRLADLVAHARAALPAPLDDDS